Proteins encoded within one genomic window of Camelina sativa cultivar DH55 chromosome 19, Cs, whole genome shotgun sequence:
- the LOC104765999 gene encoding putative F-box protein At3g21120 — MKKMRSTVYLPEDLLVEILSRVPTVALARLRSTCKRWNALFKDGRFAKKHFANAPRHSSSLVLGLIDSRVYLVSINLHGIKNNNVDPSAKLKGPFSLKDPLSTSKEVYIRYAFHCDGLLLCITEDYRLFVWNPCLGEMKWIQPRNLYKEFDYYAFGYGDKSSCYKILRMQQFANDRWHTMSEVYDLASNKWGSVSVTTDWVIQLSKSCGMYVKGTTYWLALGKDRPPHDRYFLLSFDFSSERFQSLSLPADANHSSLYVALSMTKEEQQFRMFASFDSDERNKSDVWIATKVESTGAMSWTKFRRFHSHIRLTVSAHKKNVFVCKPKHEAYNNIFYIVGDDLYILKVYKYTGDMIYPILLTYVPSLVQIQQGI, encoded by the coding sequence atgaagaagatgagaagcaCAGTATATCTTCCTGAAGATTTGCTAGTGGAGATACTCTCTAGAGTTCCTACGGTAGCTCTAGCACGATTACGATCAACATGCAAAAGATGGAATGCTCTGTTCAAAGACGGGAGATTTGCTAAGAAGCACTTTGCTAATGCTCCAAGGCACTCCTCCTCTCTGGTTCTCGGGTTGATTGATTCTAGGGTTTATTTAGTGAGCATCAATCTCCATGGGATTAAGAATAACAACGTTGATCCATCTGCAAAGTTAAAAGGTCCATTCAGCCTAAAAGACCCTCTTTCTACTTCAAAAGAAGTATATATTCGTTACGCCTTTCACTGCGACGGCTTATTGCTATGCATTACCGAGGACTATAGACTATTTGTTTGGAACCCGTGTTTAGGCGAGATGAAGTGGATCCAACCCAGAAATTTATACAAAGAATTCGACTACTATGCTTTCGGTTACGGAGACAAATCTTCTTGttacaaaatcttgaggatgCAACAATTTGCCAATGATAGATGGCACACCATGTCCGAAGTCTATGACCTTGCTTCTAATAAGTGGGGCAGTGTAAGTGTGACTACTGACTGGGTCATACAACTGAGTAAGAGTTGTGGCATGTATGTCAAGGGAACTACTTACTGGCTTGCTCTTGGTAAAGACAGGCCACCACATGATCGTTATTTTTTACTAAGTTTCGATTTTTCAAGCGAGAGATTCCAAAGTCTGTCCCTTCCCGCCGATGCTAATCATTCTTCTCTTTATGTGGCTTTATCGATGACTAAAGAAGAGCAACAATTTCGTATGTTTGCCAGTTTTGACTCTgatgaaagaaacaaatcagATGTATGGATAGCAACCAAGGTGGAGAGTACCGGAGCCATGTCGTGGACCAAGTTCCGTCGTTTTCACTCTCATATTCGTTTAACTGTCTCGGCCCATAAGAAGAATGTTTTCGTGTGTAAACCTAAGCATGAGGCCTACAACAACATCTTTTACATTGTGGGAGATGATTTGTACATCTTAAAAGTGTATAAATATACTGGAGATATGATATACCCAATTCTCCTtacttatgttccaagtttggttcAGATCCAACAAGGTATCTAG
- the LOC104767696 gene encoding putative F-box protein At3g21130 yields the protein MHLPEALVVEILSRVPAVSLARLRLTSERLNALVKDGRLANKHSAYAPRQPPLLIMLIDFRVYLVSVDLHRVNKKDVPSAKVTGQISLKYPLSNNSSEEPLSNNSSKEVDICNVFHCDGLLLCTTKDNRLVVWNPCTGETRWIVQPILSYEGFNHYALGYDYESSCYKILRMYPGRVPTQTKYQVYDFTSKLWENIGETGSWSIPRIQSLGISVKGSTYWLAYCRRELGVFLLNVDFSTERFQSLPLPEDAPRSYFDVALSVTRSEEQKLCLLAVWSSEVWIATKMESAGDISWSKFLTVSKFDLRSHFRCCIGMSTSFLVDQENKVVLSCNNSVFSKNFIQIVGKDKYMHEDDQNGAKSPTTRLLTYVPGLAQIQQGISLDKRSITVGITE from the coding sequence ATGCATCTTCCAGAGGCTTTGGTAGTGGAGATACTCTCTAGGGTTCCTGCTGTATCTCTGGCACGATTGAGATTGACATCCGAAAGATTGAACGCTCTGGTCAAAGATGGGAGACTTGCTAATAAACATTCTGCTTATGCTCCAAGGCAGCCTCCTCTGTTGATCATGTTgattgattttagggtttatttagTAAGCGTTGATCTCCATAGAGTCAACAAGAAGGATGTTCCATCTGCAAAGGTAACAGGTCAAATCAGCCTAAAATATCCTCTTTCTAATAACTCTTCAGAAGAGCCTCTTTCTAATAACTCTTCAAAAGAAGTTGATATATGTAACGTCTTTCACTGCGACGGGTTGTTGCTATGCACCACCAAGGACAACAGACTAGTTGTTTGGAATCCATGTACAGGTGAAACCAGGTGGATCGTCCAACCCATTCTTAGCTACGAGGGATTCAACCACTATGCTCTCGGTTACGATTACGAATCCTCCTGTTACAAAATTTTGAGGATGTATCCTGGTCGTGTCCCAACTCAAACTAAGTACCAAGTCTATGACTTTACCTCCAAATTGTGGGAGAACATTGGTGAGACTGGAAGCTGGTCAATACCACGGATTCAGAGTCTTGGCATATCTGTGAAGGGAAGTACTTACTGGCTTGCTTATTGTCGACGAGAACTAGGTGTTTTCTTACTAAATGTTGATTTTTCAACGGAGAGATTCCAAAGTCTGCCTCTTCCCGAGGATGCTCCTCGTTCTTATTTTGATGTGGCTTTATCAGTGACTAGATCAGAAGAGCAAAAACTTTGTTTGCTTGCTGTTTGGAGCTCTGAGGTATGGATAGCGACTAAGATGGAGAGTGCCGGAGATATTTCATGGAGCAAGTTCCTAACAGTGTCTAAATTCGATCTCCGAAGCCATTTTCGGTGTTGTATTGGGATGAGTACTAGTTTCTTGGTCGACCAGGAGAACAAAGTTGTATTGTCTTGTAATAACTCCGTGTTCTCCAAAAACTTTATACAGATTGTGGGAAAGGATAAATACATGCATGAGGATGATCAAAATGGTGCAAAGTCTCCTACCACACGTCTCCTCACTTATGTTCCAGGTTTGGCTCAAATCCAACAAGGTATCTCTCTTGATAAACGAAGCATAACTGTAGGCATCACAGAGTAG
- the LOC104767697 gene encoding putative F-box protein At3g21130 — translation MMKKRNTVNHLPEDMVVEILSRVPAISLTRLRSTSKGWNTLVKDDERLAKKHSAYAPKPSLVIMLIDYKLSIMNVSLHGIEEVDLSVKITCQFSLKDPNSSEEVDIRDVFHYDGLLLCSTKDNRLVVWNPCLGETRWIQPLDSYTESGFYALGYDHRSSCYKFLRMQRHEDHILVRTEYQVYDFTYKSWRFVGETEGWFIPSVGXQDRTTIFVSFLTRATLIQEWSRSL, via the coding sequence atgatgaagaagagaaacacaGTTAATCATCTTCCGGAGGATATGGTAGTGGAGATACTCTCTAGGGTTCCTGCTATATCTCTGACACGATTACGATCTACATCCAAAGGATGGAACACTCTTGTTAAGGATGATGAGAGACTTGCTAAGAAGCACTCTGCTTATGCTCCAAAGCCGTCTCTGGTTATCATGTTGATTGATTATAAGCTTTCTATAATGAACGTCAGTCTCCATGGAATTGAAGAGGTTGATTTATCTGTAAAGATAACATGTCAGTTCAGCCTAAAAGATCCCAACTCTTCAGAAGAAGTTGATATACGTGACGTCTTTCACTACGACGGCTTATTGCTATGCAGCACCAAAGACAATAGACTGGTCGTTTGGAATCCATGTTTAGGTGAAACAAGGTGGATCCAACCCCTAGATTCCTACACAGAATCAGGCTTCTATGCTCTAGGCTACGATCACAGATCCTCATGTTACAAATTCTTGAGGATGCAGCGACATGAAGACCATATCCTAGTACGAACTGAGTACCAAGTCTATGACTTTACCTATAAATCGTGGCGGTTTGTTGGTGAGACTGAAGGCTGGTTCATACCAAGTGTTGGGNTGCAAGACAGGACTACAATTTTTGTTAGCTTCTTAACTCGAGCCACTTTAATTCAGGAATGGTCTAGGTCGCTATAG